CTTGAAATGGAGACTCCTCCCTTACTAGCGCTGGAGTAGGCTCCTCATTACTGTCAACAGACTGGAAATGGGAGAAGAGCGTCGTGATTGAATCAAGTGAGAACCCTGGAGCGTGTTCAACTATGACGATTAAGGAGATGGTCAAGAGAGCGGCGGCGAAACCAACGCCTACTAGCCGTTTTAGGCTCTGGAGATTGGAGTGTGGGGCTTGTTGTGGAGCAGGCAAACCTTTTTCGTTCTGCGTACGTGGTTTCGGTTCCAGTGCGTAGCGCTCCTGTTTTGGTGGGCTGCTGGCGTCGGGCGTGCCTGGTATCGTCCTAGTGTGTGTTGCTTTGCGGGTAGCTCTCTCAGTTTTTTGCTGAGAATCATTGGCGAGGATCTCTTTAATTCGAGCTAGATCTATCTCCTCGGTTAGTTGGGGGATGCGTTCTCCGGTTTTGTAGGGGGCTGCCGTTTGCAGAGGTTCCTCAGGCGTATCATCTGATAAAAGATCATAGTCCTGCTCAGTCGCAGCGTACGAAACTTCAAAGATATCGGGTGTTGCTGGCTCGCTTTGCTTCTGATCGTCGTTAGAGATAATTGAATCCCCTGCATTTGCTGCTACTGCAACCTGAATAGATTCTTCAGTGCGGAAGTCGGGATTACCAAGGGCGCGAGCAGCCTCAAGAGCGGTTTGGAATCTGTCGGTGCTGTTGTATCGAATGAGCTTTGCAATTACATCTGAGAGATGACGGGGAAAGCCTGGATGAACATCGTGCAGGGGCGCTATTGCACCGTCATCCCTGGCGTGTAGCTGTTCGGCTAGCGACAGCTTGTCAAATGGGTGAAATCCGGCAAGTGCCTCATAGAAACACAGCCCCAATGAATATAGGTCAGAGCGCTCATCGTAAGCTGTTCCATCGAGCAGCTCCGGTGGAAGGTACGATAGGGACCCAACTCCGGCCTTTAACTCATCAAGCTCTACTTCGTCTCCAGGCAGAAGTGCAAGCCCGAAGTCAGCCAGACGGATCTCCTGCTCGCTTATAACGAGGATGTTATCTAATTTTATATCGCGGTGAACCACGCCTGTAGCATGGATAAAATCAAGCGCTTCAAGACACTGTTGGAGATAGCGCGCGCCCCTGGTAGATGAAAGGTGGGTTCCTAAGCTTGAGAGTACCTTTCTTAGGTCTCCATCCGAGGCGTATTCCATCGAGAGGTAACAGAGATTATCTACGGAGTGAAAATCATCGAGACGCACGACGTATTTGTGTCGGCACGAGACCAAGGTGAGAGCCTCTTTTCGTAGACGTTCCGAAAGTAAGGTGGGATTCTTATGGTTAAGGAGAACTTTAAGGGCGACCTCTTGGTTAGAGCCGCTGACATGGCGCGCATGGTAGACGACGCTGTCGATGCCGCGACCAACTATCGAGAGCACCTCGTATCTTCCATCGAAGATCTTCCGCTTTGTATTGCTCGGAAGCGCCATGCGTTGCCTTTACAATAAAGTACTATCTAAGTTTTACCGGCGTCGGAATTCGAGCGCTGGTTGGTATAGTAGGATAGTGTTCTATCCTATAATCTTTAGTTTGTGAAAAGTGCTTCAAGTATACCTGTATTAATTAGTAACCATTTGATATCATTGATATTTAATAATGACTCCTTAGTGCTAGATAGCCCTAACATGTAGGGATGGCAGAAAAATGGTCAGTTGAATCTTAGGGCTTCATACAATACCATCCGGGTCACTTTGGGGGTGCGTGTACGGGTGGTAGTTGTTTTTGTTAAGAAAACATTACGCAAAAAGTAGCAGGATGCTCGTTTCGCTCTCCCTATAGTAGTGTGCACTCGTAGCTCAGATGGATAGAGCACCCGCCTTCTAAGCGGGTGGTCACTGGTTCGAATCCAGTCGGGTGCATTTTTTGTTTTTTGTTTTCTATTGGTCACATATGGGCGAATTAAATCCCTATCTCGGAGTTCTGTTGCTAGGCATTGCGGCAGCCGGGTTTTTAGTAACCATGGTGTTGTTATCAATCTTTCTTGGGCCAAAGAATCCGACCAAGACCAAGCAGATGCCGTGGGAGTGTGGGGCGATACCTGTCGGCTCAGTTAGGGAGCAACGTTTTAGTGTGCGCTTCTACCTCGTAGCCGTGCTCTTTATTCTGTTCGATATCGAGGTGATCTTTATGTATCCGTGGGCCGTTGTGCTTGAGCAGATGGGAGTAATGGCGTTATGGCCGATGCTCTCGTTTATGGGGGTGCTATTGGTAGGCTTGATCTACGTGTGGCAGAAGGGCGTTTTTAACTGGAACGATTAGCGTCAATTCTGTAACTGGTCACCGTAGTTTAATATCGCGATTCAAGCTACTCAGATTACGGCCAAGTTTCATAGGTAATTCGATTGGTCGTCCCCTGATCGGGGACGGCAGATTTTGTGACCAGTTAATGTTTTCACCCCCGATTCGCTCCGCAAATCGGCCCCTTAGGGGCTATTGAGTGCATTACCGTATGCGAATATTTCTGGAATATGCGGACTAGTTACTTAATTCTTAATCAAATTGCGCTGCTAATCTGGACGGTGATGCTCTCTATCCTGGCGCTATGCCACCTAAGTCACCCACGATTTTGGTTGCAGGAGTTGCTCTGTAGCGCCTCCCTGTACTGGATCCCATTTATTGTCCTAGGCCTAATGCTCGCAGTCTGGCGTGTATTGCATAGGCGCCGCGTTACGCTCTTGCTGCTTTTTGCCATTATTACACAGCTATATCTAGTTGGGCGGGTAGGGGGGCTCCTTCTCCCGTATATATACCAGCCGCGTTCGTATGCAACCAAGGCGTCAACAACGACCGACCTTAGTATTTTTTTCTCGCAGGTTGATTTTGCTTCGGAGGGACTCGCAGTATTGCAGCAGGTGATTAGAGAAAAGGCTCCAGCGCTAGTTGTTTTGCTTGGCTCGCATACCGAACTCAATCTAGCAGAGAGAGCTCTAGCTAACTTTCCCTCAAAGCTCCGCACCCCACAGACTGTAGCAAGGGGAATACTGATACTCTCGCAGATACCATTTGAAGACCCGCCGCGTGATAATCTTGGGTATGACGCCTTACCTGGAGTTTATCTGAGGCTCGTGATGCCAGGGGGAGTGCGCACTGCCATCGGTGTTGTAGACCTGCTGCCAGCCATCTCGCTAGAGGACTTCTCTCGCAGTAAGATTACATCACGAAGGTTGGCCACCCTAATGCGTTACGGCAAGGAGCCGCGCATCGTAGTAGGGGGCTTTGAAGCGACCCCGTTCTCACCGATAGTATCTATGTATAGTGGGCAGGTTGGGCTTAGATCGGTCCGTAATAATATGAAAGATCTTTTCCTGTACCGTACGATTGATAACACATTCGTATCAGAAGAGATCGGAGTAGAGAGTTTTTCAGCTATTAGTGGAGTCTCACGTCAGCGCAGATCTTTTCTAATGGTCTTGCGAATTTCTAGCAGTATTATCCCTTCTGTAGGTTCGCCGTCATCTTAATGACTGAGACGTTTGTTTTGCGATTATTGCGATAAGTTCTCTGCTGATGAACGCCCTTAACGGCAGTCGTTATAGGAATATCTGTGTTTGCTACGGCGCGCGGCGCGGTTACTGGCTGTGGTAGCTCGATGCCAATTGCTTCTTGCAGCAGGTGACGCAATTTAGAGAGAAAGAGCGCATCGTCATCACTAAGAGCAAGCTCTGTTTTAATACGAAAGTGTTCACGATCATTCTTCAGCAGAGACTCCCAGTAGAGGAGCGCTCCGCGACGGGTAGTATGTGGAATTGAATCAATGGGGGAGCCTAGCTCTGCAAGTCTAACTGCTTTTTGGGCTTCTGAAGCGCCGTGAAGTTGCCGTTCCGTCTCCTCGTTAGAGAGCCCGGAAGTGATTAATTTTTTACGCAGGGCTATCGTAAGAGCATTTCGGTAGCAGTAGCGTCTCTGCCAGAAAAAATACTCAACGAGACGAGCAACTGATGGCAGCTCGCTTAAGTGGGTATCAAACAGGGCAGCGTGACCAGAGGCTTGTAGGAAGTGAATAGCTGCTGCAGAAGAGATATGTGAAATTAGCTTGCTGCGACGGAGTGGATTGTTATTCTCGGCAGGATCTATCACAAGTGAGATCTCATCCCCATGTACGTACGCCATAACGACGCGAAACGAGGAGGTCATAAGAGCTTCTGCAGTTTTATGGAAAGCGGCTGTGATAGCCTCGCCGCACGGATACTCCCCAACAGAGCTATCCCATTCGCCGATACGGTGCGCATCGAGTCGTAGCACTAGTAGGGTGTCGGGCAGGATAAAGCCGTTATTATAGCTCTCAAAGCGCTCGAGTGAGCGTTGTAGCTCCCCTATCCCTTTTTTTAACAGTGTATCGTTTTCCATCATTGTGCCAGCCTTGTTATGCATGCTTAGTGGGCTGGTGTGCTGTATAGGGCCGAAGCTATTCTAACCCCTTGCAATAGTTGCGCTAACTGAGCACCATTAGCTATAACAGCCTAGATATAGAGAGCTAGTTACGATAACACCAGTTTTGTGGATGCAATAAATTATGTCACAAACTTGAGCATCTGCGTCGTTTGTCCGATAGGCATATAGGTATGATCTCACTCTATGAAATCGTGAAGTTATCGCAGGTTACGTTACTGGTAATCTTCCTTCTCCCGTTCTCTTACTACGGCTATCAATCCCGTTATTGGCACTCGCAGGAAAAGCTGAGGCTGTGCGACTTCTTGTTGCAGAGCTCTGCGGCAATATTAATCCTCCTATTTTTTATCTTTATGTACGGCGCAGCTGCGAACGGAGATCGTGATCAGATGCAATGGGCGATGCTGCACGTTGTTCCGTTGGTGCTAACGTTCTTAGCGGTATCAAAGGGCAAGGGGCTTGGAGGAATGGAGGGGAAATCACCTAAATCTGCCGAGTCAGAGGGTACCGGATACGATCCAAAGGCTCGTAACCAAGAGATCGAGGAGGTGGCTTGGGATGACCTTATTATTTCACAGCAAACTAAGGCCGAACTAGTTTCCGTGATTAATCTCCTTAAGAATCCAGAGAATGCAAAGAGCTACGGTATCGCGCTGCCTAAGGGCATTCTTTTTAACGGACCTCCTGGGACCGGAAAAACAACGATAGCGAAGGCCGTAGCAACGATGGCGGAGCTAAATTTCTTCGTATTACGCGCCAATGAGATCGTTTCCAAGTGGGTGGGGGACTCAGAGAAGAATCTCACAAAGTTGTTTGAGGCTGCTGT
This genomic window from Pseudomonadota bacterium contains:
- a CDS encoding serine/threonine-protein kinase, with the protein product MALPSNTKRKIFDGRYEVLSIVGRGIDSVVYHARHVSGSNQEVALKVLLNHKNPTLLSERLRKEALTLVSCRHKYVVRLDDFHSVDNLCYLSMEYASDGDLRKVLSSLGTHLSSTRGARYLQQCLEALDFIHATGVVHRDIKLDNILVISEQEIRLADFGLALLPGDEVELDELKAGVGSLSYLPPELLDGTAYDERSDLYSLGLCFYEALAGFHPFDKLSLAEQLHARDDGAIAPLHDVHPGFPRHLSDVIAKLIRYNSTDRFQTALEAARALGNPDFRTEESIQVAVAANAGDSIISNDDQKQSEPATPDIFEVSYAATEQDYDLLSDDTPEEPLQTAAPYKTGERIPQLTEEIDLARIKEILANDSQQKTERATRKATHTRTIPGTPDASSPPKQERYALEPKPRTQNEKGLPAPQQAPHSNLQSLKRLVGVGFAAALLTISLIVIVEHAPGFSLDSITTLFSHFQSVDSNEEPTPALVREESPFQADSSLGISADATFPLVPGGLYSGAIEGIIPGIRSPLTLLSLPTKGQVAVIVGIEGWSPSMSSSKVEEGAPENTLVIRTNGVILNLTGVLSSDTITGTFVNALTGEAGTWSVKQVS
- a CDS encoding NADH-quinone oxidoreductase subunit A, with translation MGELNPYLGVLLLGIAAAGFLVTMVLLSIFLGPKNPTKTKQMPWECGAIPVGSVREQRFSVRFYLVAVLFILFDIEVIFMYPWAVVLEQMGVMALWPMLSFMGVLLVGLIYVWQKGVFNWND